From the Corynebacterium sp. P3-F1 genome, the window TTCTCGACCACGCTGCGGTCGAGGTGCAGGCATGTGTACATCCCGGCGCCGTCGACAAGCGAAATCGTGCGGTTGCTCGTGAGTGAGGAAGGGGCCTCGGAAGGTGATGCGCGGCTGGCGGCGGCGACGTCGCTACACCATGTCGGGCGCGCGCGGCGGCTGGTGAAAAGCGAGGCGGCGCAGCGGCGGCGTTCGAGCGCCATCAACCTAGCTGAGCTGGTCTTTCATGGTGATCAGGCATTCCAGGCGGTCGCTGCGCTGGTCAAGTCTGCCGATGCGGAGGCGAAAGATGCATATGCGGAAGCGGACGAGGCCGAGCGCGAGAAACTCGAGAACGCCCTCGGCATGGGCGCGAAAGGCAAAGGCGCAGCGCGAGCGCTGAAGGGCACGTCCGGGTCGCTGAAAGAACTCGAAGCCAAGCAGAAAGCGCGCGGCACAAGGAGGCTTCGCGACGTCCTCGATCTCACCCTCGTCGACCTCGCCGGTATCTACCGCGATGCCATGGTGATTGGCGCCGGCAGCGGCTTGGAGCTCATCCACCCCGACTACGAAGGACTGTCGCGGGACATTGCCGGGCGTGTCGACCTGGCAGGGCTGGCCGAATGCCTCGACGCGATCGCCCAATGCCGCGAGCGCCTCGACCAGTCCGTGCTACCCGTGATTGCATTCAACGGGATGCTCGGACGCATCCGGCAGGCCTGCGGCGCCACCTGATCGATGCCCGAAAGCATACTTCCGCCTGCGATTTTTGTGCGGGGGCACTCGTCGATTAAGCTATCCCCTCGGAACACGACGCGCATTTGCGCAGATCCGGCCGCCTTAGCTCAGTCGGTAGAGCATCTCACTCGTAATGAGAAGGTCGCGAGTTCGATTCTCGCAGGCGGCTCCGCTAAACCCCAGCTAAAACACTGTTTTAGCTGGGGTTTCGTCGTGCGCTACTTCTTCTGGTTCAGGCGGTAGTACACCTGGCGGCGCACGTGCGCGACAACGTCGCCTTCCTCGTCGGTGATGTCCACCTCGAACCAGTGGAGGTATTTGTCGCCGTTCTTAGTTTTTTCTTTGATGAGTTCGTAGGTCTCATCGGGGATGCGCACGTCGGCGGTGATTTTTCCGCGGCCGGGTTTGATGAACTGGATTTCGCCGGCGGTGTCCCAAATCTTGTAGTCCTTGCCCAGGCGGTGCATGGAGGCAAGCATGAAGAACGGGTCGGTCATGGCGGACATGGTTCCGCCGAATGCGACGCCCATGGCGTTCTTGGTCAGCATGTTCGGTTTGTGGCTGACCACGACGCGGGTGCCGTCGTCGGTGAATTCCTCGATCTTCACACCGGCTCCGAACAGTGGAGGCCAGAATTGCATGAAATACTTGAGCTGTCGTGCCGAAAAGTGAGCCACTGCTTGCTCCTAAAATAAATCGGTTAAGTGTCTCGGGATAGTTCGTTGTCTGCGCGACCTTGGGCCGGAGCAAGAATCTGTGGGCCAGATCACGAGCCTCTCAAACTATACGCCGGGCCAGTGTGCGTGAGGCATCGCGGGTTTGACGGTAGGTGAGAGACCGGAGTCATCGATAAGGGCGGTGCGTTCGGGGCAGCAGCAGGATCCTTACTCGACTGAGCGCGGCGGTGATGCCCCAGCGCGGAAGATCGCCGAACCCGCGGAGGAACACCCCCAGGGTCGCCTTCTAAGCTGAAGATCTTGCGACGCGCGATCAATGAGGCGAGCTCGACGAAGGCGCCGACACGTTGAATGGGGGGAGTAGCCGGTCTAGTTCGCCATGAAGATCCTTCACATAGTTCCGATTGTTCTAGTTCCGATTATCCGTACTGGTGATTCTTGTAAGGGGCATCACATGGTCATCTGATTCTTGTAAGGGGCATCACATGGTCATCGTTTTGGAGACGGTACTTCGTTAAATGAAACAGCCGAAAAGGTGACGAGAGTTGCCAAAGTGGTTAATGTTTCCTGTGTGGTCGTTGCCGGTGTAACGATCTTCTGGGAGAAGCCGACCACGTAAATGTGAGGCGGTTTACGCCGCTTTGAAAGTGGATAGCGCGCAAAACGACCGAGACCAGCACAGCAACCTACAGAAAGTTGATGGATGATGTTCACCCGCACCCGCCGTCGGGTCACCGCCTTCGTCACCGCCGCCCTGATCGGCGTGGGCATGATTTCCGGTTCGGCCGCCCAGCAGGCTAGCGCCGCCAACGGGAACATGGTCATTTTCGGCGACTCCGTCGTCGCCGATGCCCCGTCATTGGAATATCTGGAAGCACGGGTCGGCCTGCACCCGAACGGTAAGCCCGATCCGGCACGCTGGTGCCCGACAAGCCCCAATAACTTCGGTATGCAAGCCGCCCGCCACATCGGTCTGCAGCCGCGCGATTTTTCTTGCCCCGGTGCGGTGACCATTTCCCGCGGCCCGAATATCGCGGCTCAGATCGACCGCGCAGTGCGCGAACGCGGCTTGGACGGTGCCACGAAGCGTGTCGTGCTGCAGGTCGGTTTCAACGACACCTACAACCACCGTGGTGAAGACCCGAACAAGATTCGCCGCGACTACGTGAATTACATGCGCCCACAGGTGGACAAGATCCGCCGGGCAGCGCCGAACGCGCGCATCCAAATCGTGGGGTACCCCACCATCACAGGGGGCGACCGCGTCTGCCTCTTCCACATCGGGCCGAATATGTACGACGCGACTCCGATGCCGGAAGTGAGCTACTGGGAAAACCTCGCGCAGTGGATGAACGTCGATTTGGCGCGCGCGACTGGCACTCAGTTCGTCGATTTCAAGCCGGACACCCGCAACAACGGCATGTGCGCGCGCGACGGCGAACGTGAATTCGCGGGTCTCATCGACTTTTACGCCGGCCCCGGCAACATGCCGATCCACGCCACACAGCGCGGCCACGCCCACATGGGACGGATTCTCGCAGCGTCCTAGCGATTATTTCGCTACCCTCGGGGCATG encodes:
- a CDS encoding DNA polymerase III subunit delta'; the encoded protein is MAAAAAARGVEGADPHAMTHSWLFTGPPGAGRSTTALAFAAALMCTDPNEIGCGRCQACRDALSGTHTDVVHVVPQELGIKVDTVRGIIQQAARLPSVGKWRVVVIDDADRFSAAAADAFLKTVEEPPESTVIIMCAPSTDPEDFSTTLRSRCRHVYIPAPSTSEIVRLLVSEEGASEGDARLAAATSLHHVGRARRLVKSEAAQRRRSSAINLAELVFHGDQAFQAVAALVKSADAEAKDAYAEADEAEREKLENALGMGAKGKGAARALKGTSGSLKELEAKQKARGTRRLRDVLDLTLVDLAGIYRDAMVIGAGSGLELIHPDYEGLSRDIAGRVDLAGLAECLDAIAQCRERLDQSVLPVIAFNGMLGRIRQACGAT
- a CDS encoding PaaI family thioesterase; translated protein: MAHFSARQLKYFMQFWPPLFGAGVKIEEFTDDGTRVVVSHKPNMLTKNAMGVAFGGTMSAMTDPFFMLASMHRLGKDYKIWDTAGEIQFIKPGRGKITADVRIPDETYELIKEKTKNGDKYLHWFEVDITDEEGDVVAHVRRQVYYRLNQKK
- a CDS encoding GDSL-type esterase/lipase family protein, which produces MFTRTRRRVTAFVTAALIGVGMISGSAAQQASAANGNMVIFGDSVVADAPSLEYLEARVGLHPNGKPDPARWCPTSPNNFGMQAARHIGLQPRDFSCPGAVTISRGPNIAAQIDRAVRERGLDGATKRVVLQVGFNDTYNHRGEDPNKIRRDYVNYMRPQVDKIRRAAPNARIQIVGYPTITGGDRVCLFHIGPNMYDATPMPEVSYWENLAQWMNVDLARATGTQFVDFKPDTRNNGMCARDGEREFAGLIDFYAGPGNMPIHATQRGHAHMGRILAAS